The Acinonyx jubatus isolate Ajub_Pintada_27869175 chromosome D1, VMU_Ajub_asm_v1.0, whole genome shotgun sequence genome includes a window with the following:
- the LOC106988351 gene encoding fatty acid desaturase 2-like protein FADS2B: MTTKVEDKHAGNGNLVGKGQPYLGEKYQANGKPVANGRGEISVKQEANGTCGVPRKSLNMYSWQEIQKHNQKADQWLVINRKVYDVTGWANKHPGGSRVLNHYAGEDATDVFRAMHLDLDIVKLYLKPLLIGELAPEEPSQERNKSSQLVEDFRELRRTLEAMNMFKANPMFFFLHFVQVLILETLAWLIVWHFGSGWPVTIFISCLLTISQCQSSYLQHDLGHLSIFTKSKWNHLMQKLMMSHCKGLSTSWWNHRHFQHHVKTNIHPKDPDIDMGALFLLGELQPVKFGKMKIKYIDYEKQHLYFYMVGLPLLMPVYFNLESMKVMCLQRYWEDIAWVSSFYIRHFITFGPFYGIFGTILLIYLVKFLESPWVTYVTQMSHIPMRMSKEENRDWLSAQVLTTCNVEQSIFNDWFTGHLNFQIEHHLFPTMPRHNYHKVAPLVRSLCAKHGLQYVNKPMLEAFGDIVRALKKSAALWMDAYYET; encoded by the exons ATGACGACGAAGGTTGAAGACAAGCATGCAGGTAATGGGAACCTTGTAGGAAAGGGTCAGCCATACCTGGGTGAGAAGTATCAAGCGAATGGGAAACCAGTAGCAAATGGGAGAGGTGAGATCTCTGTAAAGCAGGAGGCAAATGGAACGTGTGGCGTGCCCAGAAAAAGTCTCAACATGTACAGCTGGCAGGAGATCCAGAAACACAATCAGAAGGCTGATCAGTGGCTGGTGATCAATCGCAAGGTCTACGATGTTACTGGCTGGGCCAACAAGCATCCAGGGGGGAGCCGAGTCCTCAACCACTATGCTGGGGAAGATGCCACG GATGTCTTCAGAGCCATGCACCTGGACCTTGACATTGTAAAATTGTACCTTAAGCCACTGCTCATTGGAGAGCTTGCCCCAGAAGAGCCCAGCCAGGAGAGAAACAAAAGT tccCAGTTGGTGGAAGATTTCCGAGAATTGCGGAGAACATTAGAGGCCATGAACATGTTCAAGGCCAACCCAATGTTCTTCTTCCTTCACTTCGTCCAGGTCTTGATTTTAGAAACTCTGGCTTGGCTAATAGTGTGGCATTTTGGCAGTGGCTGGCCTGTGACAATATTCATCTCCTGCCTTCTCACAATTTCCCAG TGTCAAAGTTCATATCTGCAGCATGACTTGGGACACCTTTCCATATTTACGAAGTCCAAATGGAACCACCTGATGCAAAAACTTATGATGAGTCATTGCAAG GGCCTGTCAACATCCTGGTGGAATCACCGACACTTCCAACATCATGTAAAAACAAACATCCACCCCAAAGACCCAGATATTGATATGGGTGCACTTTTCCTGCTTGGAGAATTGCAACCTGTCAAG TTTGGCAAGATGAAAATCAAGTACATCGACTATGAAAAGCAGCACCTGTATTTCTACATGG tTGGGCTCCCCCTCCTCATGCCTGTATATTTCAATCTGGAATCCATGAAAGTGATGTGCCTCCAAAGATATTGGGAG GACATTGCCTGGGTCAGCAGCTTTTACATCCGCCATTTCATCACATTTGGCCCTTTCTATGGAATCTTTGGAACCATATTACTCATATATTTGGTCAA GTTTCTTGAAAGTCCCTGGGTAACATATGTTACCCAGATGAGCCACATACCAATGAGAATGAGCAAAGAGGAGAACCGGGACTGGCTCAGCGCTCAG GTCTTGACCACCTGTAATGTTGAACAGTCCATTTTCAATGACTGGTTCACTGGGCACCTGAACTTTCAGATCGAGCACCA tCTGTTTCCCACAATGCCACGCCATAATTATCACAAGGTGGCACCCCTGGTGAGGTCACTGTGTGCGAAGCATGGATTACAGTATGTGAATAAGCCCATGTTGGAAGCATTTGGAGATATTGTCAG GGCCTTGAAGAAATCTGCAGCCCTCTGGATGGATGCTTACTATGAAACATGA